The sequence GCAACTAGCATTGGTACTTGAGGTACATGGTACTTAAGGCCTCTCTCTGATTCTCAAGATGAGTTTTATTGGTAGGTCAGAATTAGTAAGGGTTCTGATGGTTCcagctgtttttcctcttttcattGGGGAGTAGGGATTACCATCCAATCCCACAATGGACTTCCACTGCCAAAACTGATAGTTGGCCCAACTTCCCTCTGAAACAATGTGAGAAAGCAGTTCAAATGGTAACACTATTTCCCTAAAGATATATGCTTCTTCCTGGACTAACTGCCAACAACAACCCTAGCTAATTTTGCTCTGTCCAACAGACAAGTTATGAAGGCTTAGAGGGAGATGGGGTCACTATGGTAGAGTTTTGGGAAGGATAAAAAGTGCATGCATGCCAGGGCCTGAAAACTACTATCATAGTCTAGCTGTgctttaatttcttttgaaaagaTAAGTGTTGGAAATTGTTGTTTATACGAATACGAATGTCCTTTGAGGGTACTTAGGTGGAAGAAGGTACGCTTTTCATTTAAAGATGAACTTGCATCCATTTATTATAACGAGGATCAAATCTGAAGACTGTGTCAACCGCTGTTTTTCCTTTCGTATCGTAATTGCTCTGTCCACCAACTACATAAAGGAAAAACAGCGGTTGACACAGTCTTCAGATTTGATCCTCATTATAATAAATGGATGCAAGTTGCATCTTTAAACGAAAAGCGTACCTTCTTCCACCTAAGTGCCCTCAAAGGACATTTGTTTGCAGTTGGTGGTCGAAATGCAGCGGGTGAACTAGGTTTCTTTGGAAAATTGTGTTGAGGTTGGGCGGATTGCCAATACGTACAATCTCACAGAAGTGGATAAATACGTTAATTTCATTCTGAAGAACTTCCCCGCATTATTAAGTACTGGTGAGTTTGTGAAACTCCCCTTTGAACGTCTTGCCTTTGTGCTTCAAGCAATAGCCTTAAGCACTGCACTGAGCTCGAACTCTTCAAGGCTGCTTGTCGCTGGCTACGGTATGAGGAGCCTCGAATGGAATATGCTGCAAAACTAATGAAGAACATCAGATTTCCACTGATGAACCACAGGATCTTATTAATTATGTACAAACAGTGGATTTCATGAGAACTGACAATACATGTGTGAATTTGCTTTTGGAAGCCAGCAATTACCAAATGGCTCCAAGTAGTGTAACTTATGGACAATAAACCATTGTTACTTAATAACCTGAAATCACAGTAATTCCCATGGACAATAAACCAatattattcaggtttcagagtagcagccatgttagtctgtatccacaaaaaggaaaggagtacttgtggcaccttagagactaacaaatttatttgagcataagcttttgtgagctacggcatccgatgaagtgagctgtagctcacgagagcttatgctcaaataaattggttagtctcttaaggtgccacaagtactcttttcctTTTTGCAATATTATTCAATAACCTGATATCACAGTATATCACTTGTCCACTTCCGTAAGTTCAGGTGTATTTCTTGTTTAAGGGGTTTTTGCATATAAAATTTTCATTTGGTTCTACAATGGTTTTTACTGGAATGTATAGGAGGATACTGTATTCTGTTTAACTAGCTATCCTTAGTTGAATAAGCATAATAATTGTTTCCTTTAACGAAATTAAGTCTCTGAATACCTACATCTCTCAGGTGCCTAAACAGTTGTATTCTTATTTTCTGTCAGGGTAAAAAGGTGTCTTTTTATAAACGGGCACAAATACTAGTGGCTGATACCTGGAGCGCATTGGAAGGGAAAGGAGATGGCTGCTTCAGTGACATTTCTAGTCTGACTATATTTGCTGACTATAGGATCCCTCAAGTCCTTGTTCACCTGGGAGCAATGAGATATTCTGATGAACTGATGAGGAAACTCTGTGAAGGTTTGCAACTCCTTTATTGCATCAAGTGTGTTTGTGGTTCATCAGCGTTTATGAatattaattttgtagtgtagagatGATTAGCATCTATGAAAGAGGTTTATATGAGGTTTTTTCCTTTTGGTATGCAGAGTTATTCTCTAGTGATGGGGGGGAGTGGGAAAGTACATTCTCTAAAGAACTGGGATGAAAAGGATGGCAGGAGGCGCTCTTCTCATCTTGTATAAATATAAAACTGTACATTTATTTGGATTAAACACTACTAAGGCTGGATTTAAAAGGAGGTATACCAGTTGAATACTGAGCAGCTGTAGGGCTGGTGCCATTTTCAACAAGGTTATAGCTGCCACTCCAGTTTGTGGcttagcttgagaagcactgctctatctGATGtaggggaccggcaattttttttttcctgtgtgcgtgcagaccggcaccggtccacagaccaccactttgacTAGCACTGgctttagagtatgtctacactgcagttagacacctgcaactggcccatgccagctgactgacTCATATGGCTTGGGCTAAGAAGCTGttaaattgtggtgtagacattcaagctcaGGTTGGAGCTCTAGCCTAAGCTTGAATGTCTAactgtaattaaacagccccttagcctgagctccATGAGTCAGTCAGCTGGCATGTGcctgccacaggtttttaattcaAGTGTAAATATACACTTAGTGAGTCCCTTCCTGTACTTGAAAAAACAGGGTGGGGACAGTCATTTACCTCAAACTGCtaacagcgtgtgtgtgtgtgtgtgtgtgtgtgtgtgtgtgtgtgtgtgtgtgtgtgtgtgtgtgtgagaaaagaaCAGTAATATAGAAACATAAAGGTATTTTGTTagttattttgtaaatatatCCATGTAAAGTGAAATTCTGAAGACCATATAAGCAAATTCTCTCTGGAGTCATAGTAAAGGCATAGCTATTGTAGTCATTAGAATAAATGGGTCCCTTTACATCTGGCAGTCCTTTAGTCATGTCCACTGACAGCTGCCTCTATTCTAATCTGTAATGTGTTTTGTCAATACATGATAGCACACTTATATCCAGCAAATACAGCTTCcttattgtgtttttatttattttatttattgagtCTCTGTGGCCTTCTAGTGCTGGGTGATATTCAGATTCTGTTGCCATACAGTGGTGGATACATAATTGTCAGACTCTTGTCAGAAAAAGATAGACTGGAATTGCAATAACAGGAGTAAAGTGTATTCATAAATGTGTGCAGCTTGAATAGCATCTGCCTGCAGCACTTCTGACTTTGAATAGTTCTGTAGTATTTGGATTTGCTTGTATATCAACCCTTCCCTCATCCGTGGCCACCTAGTgctgtattttagaaaaaactACAATATATAGGACATCTCAGTAGATGGGAGTTTAACAATGCAAAAACTCATAAAtatacacagaaaaacaaaatgaaaccccTAGAAAATGCACAGGCTGaactttcttgattttttttttttttttttagtgcagtaTATTAAATCTGAAACTCTGATTTATATTTAACTATATGTAGCTTAAAGAGAAAATGTATACCATTTTGTGACTCCTGTCTTCTGTTCCACTGAACATTAATTGAAGTGCTCTCTACTCTGTTCTATAGGAGTAATGTTCCAGTCaggagatcaacaagaagtggAGATCCGAGGTTGTTCTATTTGGTGTTGTGGATTGATTTGTGATCACCTGCTGGAACTTTATAAGAAGAAGGGACAAAACATGAGTGAAAGAATCAATGCAGTTCTTCTTGATTATTATCTATGGGACTATGCCCAGGATCACAGAGAAGATATGAAAGAAATTCCAATTCATCGTGTACGTGGCATATACTACTAACAACACCAATTTTATAGATCTGTCACTGAAGCATCATGCAGCTTTGTTACTTAATTTGTAGCTTTTTATATACTGACTTGAAGCATTCAGTAGAAAGTTAAATACCTGTTCTCTGATATATTAACACTTTGTCCATCACTGCGGTTGTGTAGTAGTACTCCATAGAGTTCACATGCAGGGAAGGCCTATTTTTTGTATTCAATAAATAATTGTACTTGAAATAAAACTAAGAGATCTGGATTTATATAATCAAACTCTTTATTAAAGTTGAATCAGTGGTGTATTAACGCCTAGGCCTAAGGGCcgcaaatttgcaggggtggcaaatttataatagcagccagatgCTGCTTCCCCCGGTGCTGGTTCGCGCCCTCTAGCCTGGccgctccctgcccctattggtccccttccctaaatccccaccccggcccctctCCTGAGCATGTTGCATTCCCCCCTCTTTCCTGCCTCCTTCGTGAAGCTGTTTCGCGcgcaagcactggcagggagaaaCAGGACCCAGCAGCACACtcgggaggaggcggaggtgagctgcaGTGGGGCGGGTGGGAGCTCCTTCGGTGGGAGGGCGACAATTATTTCAGGGCTTaggggtggcaaaatcattaatccgccattGAGTTGAATCACTTGATTcagtaaatattaaattaatttatcTAATTTGTATTGTAAATTTTAAATATCACTGCACTTTCATAGACGCACAGGGCTGGAAGAGAtgttgagaggtcatcaagtccagccccttgcactcAGGCAGGACTAGGTAAACCTAGACCAGTCCTGACAGGAATTTgaccaacctgttcttaaaaagctccaatgatggaaattctgcaacctcccttggaagcctgctACAGAACTTAGTTATCCTTATAcatagaaagcttttcctaaatctcccttgcttcagtttttgaccattgcttcttatccgACCTTCAActcacatggagaacaattgatcagcatcctctttataacagcccttaacatatttgaagactttatCTGGTTCTCCCTgaggcttcttttctcaagactaaacatgtccaatttttttaacctttcctcatagggcaTATTCCCCTGTATACACCCTGTACACAATTGTAATATTTCTACAAAGtataccttgtaaggtatcatttgaaaactcataatttgctggttaGTATTggcctggtaaaatgtgtggcagtATTGatttgaagttataagattccccccggtggtggtggtggtaacacatgccccaaaccccacagccctgcccaaacagaagttggcgAACTTTCTTGGCTTATGCAGTTGTGATACACTATAACCACtggattcttttcagcagtactactgcttagccagttatttcccattttgtagttgtgcatttgatttttttttcttcttaagggTAGTATTTTGCACTTTATTGAATtacatcttattgatttcaaaccagttctctaatttgtcaaggtcattttgaattctaatcctgtcctccaaggtGCTTGTAACTCCTCCAAGCTTGTTATCTGCAGATTTTGTAAGCATACTATCCACCCCATTATCCAAGTTTACTtattaaaatactgaatagtacagGACCCCTGCAATATCCCACTGTGTATGCCTTCCCAGCTcaacagtgaaccattgataattattctttgagtacagtctttcgaCCAGTGGTGCACTCActttttatagtaatttaatctagaagACATTTTCCTAGTTTACTTGCTTATGAGAGTGTTGTTTGACTGCATCAATAGTCTTACTTAAATCAAGATAGATCAGGTCTACTTCTCCCACACCTCCACTcccccatgcatctgaagaattgGGTTTTTTAcccctgaaagcttatgcccaaataaatattagtctttaaagtgccatgggactccttgttgtttttatggatacagactacaCCTCTGATACTCTGTATCTGTTTTCTTTTGGTCATAAGATGGCTGTTTTGTAATTTGTGTATCTTTTGCAGCACTGAGAACATTGTCATCACTTCAATTAATTAATGAGATAGCTTTGGTTTTTTGCTGGGGTTGGGGCTTGAAATTAATTAGAAAAACCTCAGGCTGGTACATTTATaattatgtaatatatatatatatatatataagagcaCATAAGCACAACAGTGTAAGACACCTGGTAGTGTAATGTGATCTGGTAGCAAAATACCCGCTGAGTTGCTGTGCAACCCATGACATGTCTGTGTAACATGATGGGtgactgtgatggggtggggtAATATGTAAGGTATGACATTGTGCCTGGTGGCGCTGTAACACCTGCTAGGTGAAATGGCAATAGGCAGTAGCATAACCTGTAGCAAGTGACAACTGACGAGGGGAGGTAGATGCCATCGTGCCAACTCTtaatgattttatcacaagtcttgcaatatttggtgttttatttAAAGCCACAGTTCCTGGAGGCAATGattgagaatctcaactttcttttttgttcttaaaGTACAATTCTAACCCGGGGGTTGCAGAGAGCAGCTCCATCAGGGTGGCcctagtcccccccccc is a genomic window of Dermochelys coriacea isolate rDerCor1 chromosome 5, rDerCor1.pri.v4, whole genome shotgun sequence containing:
- the C5H9orf64 gene encoding queuosine salvage protein isoform X3, yielding MPLIEERHRILKETGTILLEKFGGSFVTCVKMSEKSAQKLLRIVVENFPSYRDEATFKGKKVSFYKRAQILVADTWSALEGKGDGCFSDISSLTIFADYRIPQVLVHLGAMRYSDELMRKLCEGVMFQSGDQQEVEIRGCSIWCCGLICDHLLELYKKKGQNMSERINAVLLDYYLWDYAQDHREDMKEIPIHRVRGIYY